A part of Halobacillus shinanisalinarum genomic DNA contains:
- a CDS encoding M24 family metallopeptidase, producing MEHRLNRFSNYLKENHIDVAFLNSKENVFYLTGFQTDPHERLLGLLVFPEADPIAVLPGMEAGQIRDAGWTYDVIGYADHENPWTMMDDKMKQQGVPQPKTVGFEKQVLSYGRSESLLALFDEVSVIDVEGQLNEMRLVKDEQEISIMREAAELADFGVKVGTEALKEGITEMEVLATIEYELKKKGVAEMSFSTMVLFGEKSGQPHGNPGDRKLEAGDFVLFDLGVVWKGYTSDITRTFAFMSISDEQKSIYEKVHEAIEASLSISKPGTRIGDLDQTARDIITDAGYGELFPHRIGHGLGINVHEFPSMSHLNDGVLKEGMTYTIEPGIYDPAVGGVRLEDDVLVTADGYETLTKTPKELRIIE from the coding sequence ATGGAACATAGATTGAATCGTTTTTCTAACTATTTAAAAGAGAATCATATTGATGTAGCTTTCTTAAATTCTAAAGAGAATGTCTTTTATTTAACAGGTTTTCAGACCGATCCGCACGAACGGTTGCTAGGCTTGCTTGTTTTTCCTGAAGCTGATCCGATCGCTGTCCTTCCTGGTATGGAGGCAGGTCAAATTCGTGATGCCGGCTGGACCTATGACGTGATTGGCTATGCTGATCATGAGAATCCTTGGACGATGATGGATGATAAGATGAAACAACAAGGGGTTCCTCAGCCAAAAACGGTAGGCTTCGAGAAGCAAGTCCTTTCCTATGGACGCAGTGAGTCATTACTAGCTCTTTTTGATGAAGTATCTGTCATAGATGTTGAGGGACAGCTTAATGAGATGCGCCTCGTAAAAGACGAGCAGGAAATCAGTATTATGCGTGAGGCCGCAGAGCTTGCTGATTTTGGTGTGAAGGTAGGAACAGAAGCACTTAAAGAAGGTATTACAGAAATGGAAGTTCTCGCGACGATCGAATATGAATTGAAGAAAAAAGGTGTCGCCGAAATGTCCTTTTCTACAATGGTGTTGTTCGGTGAAAAGTCTGGGCAGCCGCACGGAAATCCTGGCGACCGTAAGCTGGAAGCCGGCGATTTCGTTTTGTTTGATCTTGGTGTTGTCTGGAAGGGATATACATCAGATATCACTCGGACGTTTGCTTTTATGTCAATCTCCGATGAACAAAAGTCTATTTATGAGAAAGTTCATGAAGCCATTGAAGCATCGCTTTCCATTAGTAAACCGGGAACCCGTATTGGCGACCTCGACCAAACAGCCAGGGATATCATCACAGACGCTGGCTATGGCGAGCTATTTCCTCATAGAATCGGTCATGGTTTAGGGATCAACGTTCATGAATTTCCATCTATGAGCCATCTGAATGACGGGGTGCTGAAGGAAGGGATGACCTACACGATTGAACCAGGTATTTATGATCCAGCAGTCGGCGGTGTCCGTTTAGAAGATGACGTCTTAGTAACTGCGGATGGTTATGAAACGTTAACAAAAACTCCAAAGGAACTCCGTATAATCGAATAG
- a CDS encoding DUF6376 family protein, whose product MKKFLVLSLLLVALSGCGLIEEATTGLQYTEDVTAFISDAEEFSNDLPNLIEQAQNDVISFADVEERLQEFQTEIEEVQALNPPELAESIHNDLMNYTDQLETGVNEMIQAAQDQVINMEALENSSLFQAIQQIQQIQENINQLGG is encoded by the coding sequence GTGAAAAAGTTTTTAGTACTATCATTGTTACTAGTGGCTTTAAGTGGTTGTGGACTTATTGAGGAAGCAACGACCGGATTGCAATATACTGAGGATGTGACAGCATTTATTTCTGATGCTGAAGAGTTTTCCAATGACTTGCCTAATTTAATTGAGCAAGCTCAGAATGATGTGATTAGTTTTGCCGATGTGGAAGAACGCCTTCAAGAATTTCAAACTGAAATTGAAGAAGTGCAGGCACTAAATCCGCCAGAGCTTGCTGAAAGTATTCATAACGACCTTATGAATTACACCGACCAACTAGAAACGGGCGTGAATGAAATGATCCAAGCTGCCCAGGATCAAGTAATTAATATGGAGGCTCTAGAAAACTCTTCCCTGTTCCAAGCGATCCAGCAAATTCAGCAAATCCAGGAAAATATAAACCAATTAGGTGGTTAA
- a CDS encoding PQQ-dependent sugar dehydrogenase, with protein MRILMWLMVVLMMTACQPKEESSKQAPSEETGDTKEVAANLQSPWDIEANDGTIFITEREGQIVSLTEEQGVSRAKVVTEKGISQIGEGGLLGFKLDPNFNENHQAFAYHTYEENEQVKNRVIVLTYENSRWLETDVVLEDIPGANFHNGGRIEIGPDRKLYVTTGDSLNEDLAQDKESLAGKILRLNLDGSVPEDNPFEGSYVYSYGHRNPQGLAWDKDGQLYASEHGPDNYDEVNKINPGDNYGWPDIVGEENADGVEGPIYQTGENTWAPSGIAAFNERLYIATLRGTALRTLSFGGENPSIVVDDYGRIRDVEQIGESIYFITNNTDGRGSPEEDDDRLIKHSP; from the coding sequence ATGAGAATTCTAATGTGGCTGATGGTTGTATTGATGATGACCGCTTGTCAACCCAAAGAGGAATCGTCCAAGCAAGCACCTTCAGAAGAGACTGGTGACACTAAGGAAGTAGCAGCAAACCTGCAGTCACCATGGGATATCGAGGCAAACGATGGTACGATTTTTATAACGGAACGTGAAGGGCAAATCGTTTCGTTGACGGAAGAGCAAGGAGTAAGCAGAGCCAAGGTCGTGACGGAAAAAGGTATTAGCCAAATCGGTGAGGGAGGACTGCTCGGATTCAAGCTTGATCCAAACTTTAATGAAAACCATCAAGCTTTTGCCTACCATACCTATGAAGAAAATGAACAGGTTAAAAATCGAGTAATCGTGCTTACCTACGAGAATAGTCGGTGGTTAGAAACAGATGTGGTACTTGAGGATATACCAGGTGCGAACTTCCATAATGGCGGTCGTATTGAAATAGGGCCTGATCGAAAGCTGTATGTAACGACAGGGGATTCATTAAATGAAGATTTGGCACAGGATAAGGAGAGTTTAGCAGGAAAAATTCTTCGCCTAAACTTGGATGGATCTGTTCCAGAAGACAACCCATTCGAAGGCTCCTATGTGTATAGTTATGGACACCGGAATCCACAAGGGTTGGCATGGGACAAGGATGGGCAGCTCTACGCCTCTGAACATGGACCTGATAACTATGATGAAGTGAATAAAATTAATCCTGGTGACAATTACGGATGGCCTGACATAGTTGGGGAAGAAAATGCGGACGGGGTAGAGGGGCCTATTTATCAAACAGGTGAAAATACATGGGCTCCTTCAGGAATAGCTGCCTTCAATGAAAGACTTTACATCGCAACATTAAGAGGAACGGCTTTACGGACGCTATCATTTGGAGGTGAGAATCCATCTATAGTAGTGGATGATTACGGAAGAATTCGTGACGTTGAACAAATCGGTGAATCGATCTATTTTATTACCAATAATACCGATGGGCGAGGGAGTCCAGAGGAAGATGATGATCGCCTTATAAAGCATTCCCCTTGA
- a CDS encoding biotin transporter BioY, with protein sequence MQKSRSTAYDMTIGALFVALMAIGSNITAFAPFLSIMNVPLTLQTFVAILAGIILGSRLGFFSMFVYTVLGLIGAPVFAGFKGGVGTFFMPTFGFILSFMFLAFAVGKIVENRRTFSMYMSASVVGLLINFIVGVNWMYMALQLWIGEGSGIGYAIAWSSMTPFLVKDLALAVLAAVFAYRLEKGVLHRTPLRKTA encoded by the coding sequence TTGCAGAAATCACGTTCAACTGCTTACGATATGACAATAGGAGCCTTATTTGTAGCGTTAATGGCAATTGGCTCAAATATTACCGCATTTGCACCTTTTTTATCGATCATGAACGTACCACTTACTCTGCAGACGTTTGTGGCCATTTTAGCCGGAATTATATTGGGAAGTCGTTTAGGTTTCTTCTCTATGTTTGTTTATACAGTTCTAGGTTTAATAGGTGCACCTGTTTTTGCAGGATTTAAAGGCGGGGTAGGGACTTTCTTTATGCCGACCTTTGGCTTTATCCTTTCTTTTATGTTTTTAGCTTTTGCCGTTGGAAAGATAGTTGAAAATCGGCGCACCTTTTCCATGTACATGAGTGCCTCCGTGGTAGGGTTACTAATAAATTTTATTGTTGGTGTGAACTGGATGTATATGGCACTTCAACTATGGATTGGTGAAGGTTCTGGCATCGGTTATGCGATTGCCTGGTCGAGTATGACACCATTTCTGGTGAAAGATTTAGCGTTAGCTGTTTTAGCAGCAGTATTTGCTTATAGGTTGGAAAAAGGTGTGCTTCACCGTACTCCTCTACGTAAAACGGCATAA
- a CDS encoding HsdM family class I SAM-dependent methyltransferase, which translates to MLSYQRSMGQYDTPISTVKYMVKTVLQEIRHDKRPPLILDPSTGDGVFVKSLIEAGQNPSHIHAYDIDPEVFLEESEVQFTHQDFLKARPSQLFDAIIGNPPYKSKRQSTYFREHKDELEKEFKEIGVHNMYTLFIYKGLQLLKENGILCMIVQDSFLTNVYYTRFREYLLKNTEILGVILAPRKLFHSGKADVRTAIITVKKGAPASRHQMKLVDRLATDDYETPPSERVQYLTQSYFHKMPNFNFAINVPLEILSLFITPAYTLADKVDGGTGISTGNDKVFLRKPWEIDTKDKEWIPFYKNSGIRDRWYYEPKHYIHKNWKKYSQAIPKFTVRNQQYFYREGITCSSMGIDFQASYLPAGSLFGVNTNLFTENDEDLYYILGLLNSSLTTYMLRKVLNRTNMITSGYIKKLPYIEPPPQLKRCIANQVKHIVSEKKKCLSYDFSAHQQKINDSIFDVYHISPENRKHVTYFCDMLIEML; encoded by the coding sequence ATGCTATCCTATCAGCGATCCATGGGACAATATGACACACCCATATCTACCGTTAAGTATATGGTTAAGACTGTACTACAAGAAATAAGACATGATAAGCGTCCCCCTCTTATATTGGATCCCTCAACAGGGGATGGTGTTTTTGTAAAATCGTTGATAGAGGCCGGGCAAAATCCTTCACACATTCATGCCTACGATATCGATCCTGAAGTGTTTCTTGAGGAATCTGAGGTCCAATTTACTCATCAGGATTTTCTTAAAGCACGGCCCAGTCAATTATTTGATGCTATTATTGGGAATCCACCATATAAATCGAAACGGCAAAGCACATATTTCCGCGAACATAAAGACGAGCTTGAAAAAGAATTCAAAGAGATTGGCGTACATAATATGTACACACTCTTTATCTATAAAGGTCTTCAATTATTGAAAGAGAATGGCATTCTATGTATGATCGTACAGGATTCATTTTTAACAAATGTTTATTATACGAGGTTCCGTGAGTATCTACTTAAAAACACAGAAATTCTAGGAGTCATCCTCGCTCCACGGAAGCTGTTTCATAGCGGTAAAGCTGATGTTCGGACAGCCATCATTACAGTTAAAAAAGGAGCACCTGCCTCTAGACATCAAATGAAATTAGTAGATCGCCTCGCGACCGATGATTATGAGACACCACCAAGCGAGCGCGTTCAATATTTGACGCAATCCTATTTTCACAAGATGCCTAACTTCAACTTTGCTATTAATGTTCCTCTTGAAATCCTATCGTTGTTTATTACTCCCGCCTATACACTAGCCGATAAAGTAGACGGGGGCACAGGGATCTCGACCGGCAATGATAAAGTGTTTTTACGTAAACCTTGGGAAATTGATACAAAAGATAAGGAATGGATTCCTTTTTATAAAAACAGCGGCATTCGTGATAGGTGGTATTACGAGCCCAAACACTACATCCATAAAAACTGGAAAAAGTATAGCCAAGCGATTCCTAAATTCACCGTTCGTAACCAACAATACTTTTATCGTGAAGGAATTACCTGCTCCTCTATGGGAATAGACTTTCAAGCTTCATACCTTCCTGCAGGCAGCTTATTTGGGGTTAATACAAATCTTTTCACTGAAAACGATGAAGATCTTTACTATATATTAGGGCTGCTTAACAGCAGTTTGACTACGTATATGCTCCGTAAAGTTCTGAACCGTACCAATATGATTACATCGGGATATATTAAAAAACTTCCCTATATTGAACCACCTCCACAGTTGAAAAGATGCATTGCAAATCAAGTAAAGCATATCGTTTCAGAAAAGAAAAAGTGTTTGTCATATGACTTCTCAGCCCACCAGCAAAAAATAAACGACAGTATCTTTGACGTTTATCACATCTCCCCCGAAAATAGGAAGCATGTCACATACTTCTGTGACATGCTGATCGAAATGCTATAG
- a CDS encoding L-lactate MFS transporter, which translates to MKNRWLIALSAVGIHISIGSVYAWSNFTSPLRDEFGWNSQQVQLTFSIAILFLGLSAAFLGWFVEKYGPRVAGITAAIFFGVGVFGSGFAINLGSLWALYLFYGVLGGIGLGVGYIAPVSTLVKWFPDRRGLATGMAIMGFGFAAAISSPIMDWLIGSVGIAATFYILGASYFIVMILSSLYLSKPPEDWKPNGYEELENNTKKGKDLANLRAKESLKTKRFYYLWIMLFINVTCGIAVISAAKPLAENSVGLSAGAAATLVGVMGLFNGLGRIGWASASDYIGRANTYVAFFIIQIVLFLVLPYTSSVALFVILFGLIYTCYGGGFSTIPAFIGDMFGTKELGAIHGYILTAWSAAGLAGPQFAAYMNDKTGSYESSLIFFAGLFVIALIVSILTKVDIKKKKQDLEQTKAS; encoded by the coding sequence GTGAAAAATCGTTGGCTGATAGCACTATCTGCTGTTGGAATACATATATCCATCGGCTCTGTTTATGCTTGGAGTAATTTTACATCTCCATTGAGAGATGAATTTGGCTGGAATTCACAGCAAGTGCAGTTAACCTTCAGTATAGCTATTTTATTTTTAGGGTTATCTGCAGCGTTTTTAGGATGGTTTGTAGAAAAGTATGGGCCAAGAGTTGCGGGGATTACCGCTGCTATCTTCTTCGGAGTCGGAGTATTTGGTTCTGGATTTGCAATTAATTTGGGGTCATTATGGGCTCTTTACCTTTTTTATGGAGTATTAGGTGGTATAGGTCTTGGAGTCGGGTATATTGCTCCTGTTTCGACGCTAGTTAAATGGTTCCCAGACCGAAGGGGCCTTGCTACAGGTATGGCAATAATGGGGTTTGGTTTCGCAGCGGCGATCTCTAGTCCGATTATGGATTGGTTAATTGGTTCAGTCGGGATTGCGGCTACGTTCTATATACTAGGGGCCAGTTATTTCATTGTTATGATTTTGTCTTCTTTGTACTTATCAAAGCCCCCTGAGGATTGGAAGCCTAATGGATATGAGGAATTGGAAAACAATACAAAGAAGGGCAAGGATTTAGCCAACCTTCGAGCTAAAGAATCGTTGAAAACGAAGCGTTTTTATTATTTATGGATAATGTTGTTCATTAATGTGACGTGTGGAATAGCTGTAATCTCGGCAGCAAAGCCTCTTGCGGAAAACAGTGTAGGTTTAAGTGCTGGCGCCGCTGCGACTCTAGTAGGTGTGATGGGGCTCTTCAATGGTTTAGGCCGTATTGGTTGGGCAAGTGCTTCTGATTATATTGGCAGAGCGAATACGTATGTTGCGTTTTTTATCATTCAGATCGTCTTATTCCTCGTTCTTCCTTACACAAGTTCGGTTGCACTATTTGTCATTTTATTTGGACTTATTTACACATGCTATGGAGGTGGGTTTTCAACCATTCCTGCATTTATCGGTGATATGTTCGGTACAAAAGAGCTGGGTGCGATCCATGGTTATATTCTTACAGCGTGGTCAGCAGCAGGACTGGCGGGGCCGCAGTTTGCAGCTTATATGAATGATAAAACGGGAAGTTATGAAAGTAGCTTAATTTTCTTTGCAGGTTTGTTCGTCATTGCTCTGATCGTGTCGATTTTAACCAAGGTAGATATTAAGAAGAAAAAGCAAGATCTTGAACAGACAAAAGCAAGTTAG
- a CDS encoding S-adenosylmethionine:tRNA ribosyltransferase-isomerase, which produces MNKTKVPFQIPAHLHAASPAELRQGERDNVKLMVLDPLTGQRRHTNFRDIINTFQAGDVLVLNQSRTIPSSLHATGARGDVEVRLARKIDKHRFEVLLVGNSYEEEENIYFQNGILATVEGKGSEHPLQVLNFKHGGISLMEFIYEHGSPIYYEYINDPWPLSKYQTVFSSIPGSIEMTSAGRAFTWRILSSLISKGVHICYVTLHTSLSYYGNNKWPTPSNHPELYSIPRETVTTVNVAKAEGRKVIAVGTTVVRALESAVSEGRLTPQKSVPTHLYINGNYSLEITDALLTGFHEPEASHLDLLKAFINEDILLKAYNEALKQEYLWHEFGDMNLIMTGVS; this is translated from the coding sequence GTGAATAAGACGAAGGTTCCCTTTCAAATTCCTGCTCATCTTCACGCTGCTTCACCTGCTGAATTACGTCAAGGTGAACGAGATAACGTAAAATTGATGGTGTTAGATCCTTTGACTGGACAAAGGAGGCATACAAACTTTCGTGACATTATTAATACTTTTCAAGCAGGTGATGTTCTTGTTTTGAACCAATCCAGGACAATTCCATCAAGTCTACATGCAACTGGGGCCCGTGGCGATGTCGAAGTACGGTTAGCTAGAAAAATAGATAAGCACAGATTTGAAGTTCTGTTAGTGGGTAATTCTTATGAAGAAGAGGAAAACATTTATTTTCAAAATGGTATCTTAGCGACTGTTGAAGGCAAGGGTAGCGAGCATCCCTTACAAGTACTGAACTTTAAACATGGCGGTATTTCGTTAATGGAATTTATCTATGAACATGGTTCTCCCATTTACTACGAATATATTAATGATCCGTGGCCTTTAAGTAAGTATCAAACTGTGTTTAGTTCTATTCCGGGTTCAATTGAAATGACCTCTGCGGGACGTGCTTTTACCTGGCGAATTCTTTCTTCACTTATAAGCAAAGGGGTTCATATATGCTATGTAACCCTGCATACCTCCTTAAGCTATTATGGAAATAACAAATGGCCAACACCATCGAATCACCCGGAGCTCTATTCCATTCCAAGAGAAACGGTTACCACTGTTAATGTTGCAAAAGCAGAAGGCCGTAAAGTAATCGCTGTAGGAACAACTGTTGTTCGTGCCCTAGAATCTGCGGTAAGTGAAGGGCGTTTAACACCACAGAAATCCGTGCCTACCCATTTGTATATTAATGGTAACTATTCTTTGGAAATAACAGATGCCTTGTTAACAGGGTTTCATGAGCCGGAAGCTAGTCATTTAGATTTACTGAAAGCCTTTATAAATGAAGACATTCTCCTCAAGGCTTACAATGAAGCCTTAAAGCAAGAATACTTGTGGCATGAATTTGGGGATATGAATTTAATTATGACAGGTGTCTCCTAA
- a CDS encoding SDR family NAD(P)-dependent oxidoreductase has protein sequence MKKTIMITGGSKGLGKSLALGFAKQQHRIAICARGEHDLRTVKEQAETLGAEVVALKADISDATDVEKFVSIVEDHFGSVDVLINNASIFGPGPKQHLDYTDETFSNVLKVNIMNPFLVTKRVLPGMIANRSGSVINLTSEAGRTGFAEWGAYGISKFAVEGMTETWASEVAEYDIRMNMVDPGEMDTAMHSRAVPDCDYDLAAPEERLDVFFYLASEQSNKHNGERFEAATFINKAGVQSE, from the coding sequence ATGAAAAAAACGATTATGATTACAGGTGGATCAAAGGGGCTCGGGAAATCTTTAGCTCTCGGCTTTGCTAAGCAACAACATCGTATCGCTATTTGCGCAAGAGGTGAGCACGATTTAAGAACAGTAAAAGAGCAGGCAGAAACCTTGGGGGCAGAGGTGGTTGCATTAAAGGCCGATATATCAGACGCAACAGATGTAGAGAAGTTTGTTTCTATAGTTGAAGATCATTTCGGCAGTGTCGATGTTCTGATTAATAATGCTTCCATATTTGGACCAGGCCCGAAACAGCACCTTGATTATACCGATGAAACATTTTCTAACGTACTAAAAGTGAACATTATGAATCCGTTTTTAGTTACAAAACGGGTGCTGCCTGGAATGATTGCCAACAGATCAGGCTCAGTAATTAACCTAACGTCAGAAGCCGGAAGAACCGGCTTTGCTGAATGGGGTGCTTATGGTATTTCAAAGTTTGCTGTTGAAGGAATGACTGAAACTTGGGCGTCCGAGGTGGCAGAGTATGACATTAGAATGAATATGGTCGACCCTGGTGAAATGGATACAGCAATGCATAGCAGGGCTGTACCGGATTGTGATTACGACCTGGCAGCGCCAGAGGAAAGATTAGATGTCTTCTTCTACTTGGCTTCTGAGCAATCAAATAAGCATAACGGGGAACGGTTTGAAGCGGCAACCTTCATAAATAAGGCAGGGGTTCAAAGTGAATAA
- a CDS encoding ATP-dependent DNA helicase, which produces MDQQMSISVRELVEYVYREGSIDNRFRTNTALQEGTAIHKAVQKEYKEDEEKEVHLEFVYQYDELKLRIHGRCDGLLRTEKGPKIDEIKSTARDIEALTEESFPVYWAQAKGYAFMYLEQEQLDEIDVQLTYVQKQTKEKKRFVQTYSKEKLASFIRETVEEYVSYARILLHIREQKEKTIPELTFPFSSYREGQRKLAGSVYRTVKEKRTLFAQAPTGIGKTISTLFPAIKAMEAEQHERLFYLTAKTVTRSTAEEALQLMETTGLMLRSVTLTAKDKICFKEETICQPDYCEFADGYYDRINGAIIDVLMNETQITRAVIEEYARKHRVCPFEFSLDLTDVVDVVVGDYNYIFDPRVALKRLMPEQKKQTTLLVDEAHNLVERAREMYSAEITRDSYRKVEELWGTENVELAEAARAITKDMNRVDNGQNEAEYKLQDVPGQLEENLERLINKAERQLRDQDAEEEKDELLLECYFATQNFLKILGIVDEHYVYIGAKLGQDVSIKLFCIDPSYVLRQAAKPFRSSVFFSATLSPFGYYKDMLGGHEKDYILNLPSPYASSQMEVSIAPLSTKYKNREQTAERLAALLYEQVKKQTGNHLFFFPSYQYMQLAYQYFQKYHDINTVAQEQGMTEERRDDFLAQFVKGGRLVGFAVLGGVFSEGVDLRGDRLNGVAVIGIGLAPRNFERELIKSYFSNRGRNGYDYAYVFPGMNKVLQAGGRLIRSEHDYGVIQLIDDRFLTRKYVNLLPEEWKDYKIIN; this is translated from the coding sequence TTGGATCAGCAGATGAGCATATCAGTACGTGAATTAGTGGAATATGTATATCGAGAAGGTAGCATAGATAATCGCTTTCGTACGAATACAGCATTACAGGAAGGAACTGCAATTCATAAGGCTGTTCAAAAGGAATATAAAGAAGACGAAGAAAAGGAGGTCCATCTCGAGTTTGTGTATCAATATGATGAGCTTAAACTACGCATTCATGGTCGTTGTGATGGTCTTCTTAGAACAGAAAAGGGTCCTAAAATTGATGAGATTAAATCAACAGCAAGAGATATAGAAGCACTTACGGAAGAGAGCTTTCCCGTATATTGGGCACAGGCGAAAGGGTATGCTTTTATGTATTTGGAACAAGAGCAGTTGGATGAGATTGATGTGCAGCTGACTTATGTTCAGAAGCAGACAAAGGAAAAGAAGCGCTTTGTTCAAACATACTCCAAAGAAAAGTTGGCATCATTTATTAGGGAGACAGTTGAAGAATATGTGTCTTACGCCAGGATATTACTTCATATTCGAGAACAAAAAGAGAAAACAATCCCTGAATTAACTTTCCCATTTTCAAGCTATAGGGAAGGACAGCGTAAGCTCGCAGGGAGTGTATACAGAACAGTAAAAGAAAAACGAACTCTCTTTGCCCAAGCGCCAACTGGTATTGGCAAAACTATATCTACCTTGTTTCCAGCTATTAAGGCAATGGAAGCGGAGCAACACGAACGGTTGTTTTATTTAACAGCCAAAACGGTTACTCGTTCCACAGCGGAGGAAGCTCTTCAGTTGATGGAGACAACGGGTTTAATGTTGCGTTCTGTTACATTGACGGCAAAGGACAAGATTTGTTTTAAGGAAGAAACGATCTGTCAGCCCGACTATTGTGAGTTCGCCGACGGTTATTATGATCGCATTAATGGAGCGATTATTGATGTGCTTATGAATGAAACGCAAATAACACGTGCAGTTATTGAAGAATATGCAAGAAAGCATCGTGTATGTCCTTTTGAATTTTCATTAGATCTTACGGACGTTGTAGACGTAGTTGTTGGTGATTATAATTATATATTTGATCCAAGGGTGGCGTTGAAAAGACTCATGCCTGAACAAAAGAAGCAAACCACACTACTTGTTGATGAAGCACATAACTTAGTGGAACGTGCCCGGGAAATGTATTCAGCTGAGATCACCCGCGATTCTTATAGAAAAGTGGAAGAGTTGTGGGGAACAGAGAATGTCGAACTAGCTGAAGCTGCGAGGGCTATAACGAAGGATATGAATAGGGTTGATAATGGACAGAATGAAGCTGAATACAAACTTCAGGATGTACCAGGGCAGCTTGAAGAGAATTTGGAGCGGCTTATTAATAAAGCGGAACGCCAGCTTCGTGATCAGGATGCAGAAGAAGAGAAAGATGAATTGTTGCTTGAATGTTATTTTGCCACACAAAATTTCCTGAAGATCTTAGGTATTGTAGATGAACACTATGTGTACATTGGTGCAAAATTAGGGCAGGATGTGTCTATTAAACTCTTTTGTATTGATCCATCCTATGTTCTAAGACAAGCGGCAAAGCCGTTCCGCTCAAGTGTCTTCTTTTCAGCTACCCTATCGCCGTTTGGTTATTATAAGGATATGCTCGGCGGTCATGAGAAAGACTATATTCTCAATCTTCCATCTCCATATGCTTCAAGTCAAATGGAAGTGTCAATCGCCCCCTTATCGACGAAGTATAAAAACCGGGAACAGACGGCAGAACGTTTGGCTGCACTATTATATGAACAGGTGAAAAAACAAACTGGTAATCATTTATTCTTTTTTCCCTCCTATCAATATATGCAATTAGCTTATCAATATTTTCAAAAGTATCATGATATAAATACCGTCGCACAGGAGCAAGGCATGACTGAAGAACGGAGGGATGACTTCCTTGCCCAGTTTGTTAAGGGGGGAAGGCTTGTCGGTTTTGCTGTTCTTGGCGGGGTCTTTTCAGAAGGTGTTGATTTGAGAGGAGATCGCTTAAATGGGGTTGCTGTTATAGGGATTGGTCTGGCGCCACGTAATTTTGAACGGGAATTAATCAAATCATACTTTTCAAACCGCGGTCGAAATGGTTATGACTACGCCTATGTATTTCCTGGCATGAACAAGGTGTTACAGGCTGGGGGAAGGTTGATTCGTTCTGAACATGACTATGGTGTAATTCAGTTGATTGATGATCGATTCTTAACTAGAAAATATGTCAATCTTCTACCGGAAGAATGGAAAGACTACAAAATAATTAACTAA